ATGATTAGTTTTCCATCAAAGAATAGCCACCAAAAACTACGTATTAAATAGCCAACCACTCCAGTATTagtttaaaatagaaaaaaacgtAGTGCAATCCAGAACGAGCAAGATAAACAGAAACAGATGATAGTGACTTACTTGTTGACTTACTTTCAGGGCACCGAGATGAGCAAGCCGATCGATAAGAAGTTCTACAAGGGCACCAATCCCAGCTGCCACGACTTCAACGCGAGCGCGGCCACGCCCACGGGAGCGCCCCTTTTGGTGGGCTTCACCACGGGCCAGATCCAGTTGGTCTCCCCGCAGATGGGTCCGCGGGAGGTGAGGAAGCTCTTCAACGAGGAGGTGAGTACTTGAACTAATATTTCCCCTTAATAGTTAACTAATAGTTATCCCTTTGCAGCGCCTCATCGACAAGACCAAAGTGACCTGCCTGAAGTGGCTGCCCAACTCACCGCACCTGTTCCTCGCCGCCCACGCCTCGGGTAATTTGTACCTGTACAACGAGGAGCTGCCCTGCGCCGCCACTTCGCCCAGCTATCAGCCGTTCAAGCTGGGCGACGGCTACACGATACTCACCAGTAAATCGAAGACGACGAGGAATCCGCTCTTCAAGTGGGTCTTCAGCACCGACAACTGCTGCGTGAACGAGCTGTGCTTCTCGCCCTGCGGCTCCCACTTGGCGGTGGTCTCGCAGGACGGCTTCCTGCGCGTCTTTCACTACGACACGATGGAGCTGCTGGGCATCGCGCGTTCCTACTTCGGCGGCTTCCTGTGCGTCTGCTGGTCGCCGGACGGCAAGTACATTGTGGTGGGCGGCGAGGATGATTTGGTGACGGTGTGGTCGCTACAGGAGCGTCGCGTGGTGGCCCGCGGCCAGGGCCATCGTTCGTGGGTCTCGGTGGTGGCCTTTGATCCGTACACCACTTCGTATGCCAACTGGGATGGTGGCGACTTCAGCGACGATGAGAATCAAATGAACGAGTTTGCCAATTCGCGAGAGGCGCGCTTCTCGGGCGATTCCACGGCGAACGGCGGCTTCGAGGGCTTCGAAAGGAATTCCACGCCCCTGCATGCTGCCCGCAATCGACCGCATTCGGCCTCCTTTCGCTCGGACGCCTCGTCGGCGGAGAAGCTGATGAGCTATCGCCTGGGCAGCGTCAGCCAGGACACGCAGATCTGCCTGTGGGACATCACGGAGGATGTGCTAAGGCATCCGCTGGCTTTGAGGGGCTATCTTAATGGAGGAGTCGACGAGGAAGCGGAGGAAGACGATGGCATCAAGGTGATCCGGCCAGTGGCCATGTCGGGACAGCCTGCCGAAAGCAGTCCCACGCGggaagcggcggcggcggcggcaggaAACGGCGCCGCTGGCGAGCACAGCAATAGCAGCTCCAGCAAGTTCTCCACCGCCAACTGCACGATATCCTCGCAATCCTCGCCCGACGACTGCGACACCGAGGCAGCCACGCCCGCCTCCGCGACAGCAGAAAAGGGAGCGGCGACCTCCACGAAGCAGAACAACTCAATCAAGTTTCCCAACTGCATCAGTGCCACCAAATCCGACAGCATCGATGGAGGAGCAGGTAGTGGACAGGGATACAACAGCAAGACTTCCAACAGCTCGAACAAGTCCTCCAATTCGGGCAGCGGCTTCAGCGCTTTTAATAGCCTCACGCAGCGGCTCTCGAACTTCAGTTTCCTGAGCAGCTCGGAAAAGAAGGCTGGCTACGAAGGCAGCCACTCGACGGCCCACCGGCAGCACCGCAAGGCGATGAGCATGCTGAAGAGCTACAATCAGCATAATCACAGTGGTGGAAACCAGAGCAACCACAGCAGCTCCTCGAACTTTGTGAACTCGAGCACTCTGGACTCGGGGGCGGCCGGGGCCATCGGGAGCAGCTCGACGGCGCACAGCTTTGGTTCGCTGAAGCTGAGCCGTTCGTCGCACCACTCCTCGCTGGCCACGGCCGCCCGGGATGCGTCCGGATCGGGAGCTTCGGGAGGAGCATCGGGGGTGAGCAGCTTCGATCCCATGCAACTCATTGGAACGCCCGCCTGTCCGCGATTCGACGAGTGCCCGCTGCTGGAGCCGCTCGTCTGCAAGAAGATCGCCCACGAGCGGCTGACGGCGCTGATCTTTCGCGAGGACTGCTTCCTGACGGCCTGCCAGGATGGATTCATATACACCTGGGCGCGGCCTGGTCATGCAACGGTTAGTCCTTACTAGATTCTAGAAACTAGAGCCCTGcttgaatggattcaatgaattattttgaattttttgttttatatgaatgaattaatttgaactttgagcttaatagaattgaatgaatttgaattttgaatggCATGGATTCTGAAAACGACATTCAAACgataatttcttttaaaggAGAAAGGCCCATAATTTTGAGATTAAATCTGCTTGAATTTTATtcactaagcagttaacattgacttgttaaaaattataattttgagtttaatagaattgaatgaatttgaattttgaatggcataaattccaaaataattcaaacgacaatttcttttgaagaagaaaggctCTTCactttgtgattaaatctgcctgaatattatttaccaagcagttaacattgatttgttaaaaatgttccactttttgttcttaaaagaaagcacaaaaaaaactggcattttccaaaaattcataaaaattatttattcaattcgaaatgaattagaaaaacatttattttatttcacatagaattgaattcaGCAAATGAGAAATTTGATGGCGTATAATATgataaatcaaaaaaagaatgattcacgcagggctctagtagAAAGCAAAGGGTTTTCAGAGGGTTTTCCTTTCAAGAACcctttgatattttaaaatataatttttcttgaATATCCTTTCTAATAAATATCCTCCTCCGCAGCATGCCACTCAGCACTTGTCTCCTGGACAGACGGCGGCGCCCGGCGGGACGGTAATTTAGTTCAATAAAGTGGACTTGGTCAACTATCAGCGTAATCTTGtcaagcagcaggagcagcagcagatgcagCAGAAGCAGTCGGTGATCTAGGTTAAAGCTAGGCGATTGATTTCGATAATTTATTGATAGGAGCAAGagttttaatggtttttatgtTGCGTATTTTGTATTCCAAATGTAGCCTAAATGAGTTTATGAACctacacacacagacac
This portion of the Drosophila takahashii strain IR98-3 E-12201 chromosome 3R, DtakHiC1v2, whole genome shotgun sequence genome encodes:
- the LOC108058279 gene encoding WD repeat-containing protein 20, whose translation is MANQLDASAKDDLKTQFVTREGTYRLLTLSEYSRPNRVGYSSNQSSPQVRVSMVTLPSPKTGGAAAAGSPVATTNGSSPGASPAGGGAGAGSGAAPAISNGGAGGDSNYSNHNSNSSAPANSTVDARLGGGISMHSMMNGGVVDQNGVATSQVLGGDRICFNFGRDLYVYSFRGAKKGTEMSKPIDKKFYKGTNPSCHDFNASAATPTGAPLLVGFTTGQIQLVSPQMGPREVRKLFNEERLIDKTKVTCLKWLPNSPHLFLAAHASGNLYLYNEELPCAATSPSYQPFKLGDGYTILTSKSKTTRNPLFKWVFSTDNCCVNELCFSPCGSHLAVVSQDGFLRVFHYDTMELLGIARSYFGGFLCVCWSPDGKYIVVGGEDDLVTVWSLQERRVVARGQGHRSWVSVVAFDPYTTSYANWDGGDFSDDENQMNEFANSREARFSGDSTANGGFEGFERNSTPLHAARNRPHSASFRSDASSAEKLMSYRLGSVSQDTQICLWDITEDVLRHPLALRGYLNGGVDEEAEEDDGIKVIRPVAMSGQPAESSPTREAAAAAAGNGAAGEHSNSSSSKFSTANCTISSQSSPDDCDTEAATPASATAEKGAATSTKQNNSIKFPNCISATKSDSIDGGAGSGQGYNSKTSNSSNKSSNSGSGFSAFNSLTQRLSNFSFLSSSEKKAGYEGSHSTAHRQHRKAMSMLKSYNQHNHSGGNQSNHSSSSNFVNSSTLDSGAAGAIGSSSTAHSFGSLKLSRSSHHSSLATAARDASGSGASGGASGVSSFDPMQLIGTPACPRFDECPLLEPLVCKKIAHERLTALIFREDCFLTACQDGFIYTWARPGHATHATQHLSPGQTAAPGGTVI